One window of Mediterraneibacter gnavus ATCC 29149 genomic DNA carries:
- the nudC gene encoding NAD(+) diphosphatase: MIQDIAPHQFKNEYRPVSPQKDSIALYYEEHTALMRRTQTGIEFPTFGELERLNEEIYENSIYLFTIDEKQYYLVDNLNREPHSEFTMENTEIFRTADPQYSAFAGITGYQLYQWYQTRRYCGRCGHKMRHDTKERMLFCEHCRNMEFPKICPAVIVGVTDGNRILMSKYAGRSYKKYALLAGFTEIGETVEETVAREVMEEVGLKVKNIRYYKSQPWAFSDTLLMGFYCDLDGDAEVTLDEEELALAEWFERDEIPVEPSRDSLTNEMIIKFKQGEV, from the coding sequence ATGATCCAGGACATAGCACCGCATCAGTTTAAGAACGAATACAGGCCGGTTTCGCCGCAAAAGGACAGCATTGCATTGTATTATGAAGAACACACAGCATTGATGAGGCGGACACAGACGGGAATAGAGTTTCCAACATTTGGAGAACTGGAACGGTTGAACGAAGAGATTTATGAGAACAGTATTTATCTGTTTACAATTGATGAGAAGCAGTATTATCTGGTTGATAATCTGAACCGGGAGCCGCACTCTGAGTTTACAATGGAGAATACGGAGATTTTCAGGACAGCAGATCCTCAGTACAGCGCATTTGCGGGGATCACGGGATATCAGCTGTATCAATGGTATCAGACACGCAGATATTGTGGACGCTGTGGACATAAGATGCGTCATGATACAAAAGAGAGGATGCTTTTCTGTGAACACTGCAGAAATATGGAATTTCCGAAGATCTGTCCGGCTGTCATTGTTGGAGTGACAGACGGTAACCGGATCCTGATGTCCAAGTATGCAGGGCGAAGTTATAAAAAATATGCACTTCTTGCCGGATTTACAGAAATCGGAGAAACCGTGGAAGAAACAGTGGCGCGAGAAGTGATGGAAGAAGTCGGATTGAAGGTAAAGAATATCCGATACTATAAAAGTCAGCCATGGGCATTTAGTGATACCCTGTTGATGGGATTTTACTGTGATCTGGACGGTGACGCAGAAGTGACACTGGATGAAGAGGAACTGGCACTGGCGGAATGGTTTGAAAGAGAC
- a CDS encoding signal peptidase II produces MKNLFGAGATAFLTCLDMAVKSEVEKWPDEEEKPFADSKKIVLRKVHNKGMCMSLLKEYPQFVKYTSLVMAAILTVWDILCLRKKGSYLKKAGLSLGVAGAWSNTLDRWMRGYVVDYIGFQTSDEKLTKITYNLGDFFLAAGSILILLSEFLHNFRKGSE; encoded by the coding sequence ATGAAAAATCTGTTTGGAGCAGGGGCAACGGCATTTCTGACGTGTCTGGATATGGCAGTCAAATCAGAAGTGGAAAAGTGGCCGGACGAGGAAGAAAAACCGTTTGCGGACAGCAAAAAGATCGTCCTTAGAAAAGTGCATAATAAGGGGATGTGTATGAGTCTTTTGAAAGAGTATCCTCAGTTTGTAAAGTACACATCTCTTGTTATGGCTGCAATTCTGACCGTCTGGGATATCTTGTGTCTGCGAAAAAAAGGCAGTTATTTGAAAAAAGCAGGGCTTTCACTTGGTGTGGCAGGTGCGTGGAGCAACACACTGGATCGCTGGATGCGGGGATATGTGGTGGATTATATCGGGTTTCAGACATCTGACGAGAAGCTGACAAAGATCACATACAATCTGGGAGATTTTTTTCTTGCGGCAGGAAGTATTCTGATTTTACTCAGTGAATTTTTGCATAATTTCAGGAAAGGAAGTGAGTAA